A single genomic interval of Methylocystis sp. IM3 harbors:
- a CDS encoding NUDIX hydrolase — protein MSETPVFDSVDRLDCRLVQHDWAFAQREAQRIERHWAARRAVSPALYDGPVLLASRVAIETENGRRVLKIEAFETRFSLFLAWRDFGWPDRSVFNCFSAPAVRSSDGAYLLGEMAPGHSAEGQRYFPAGTPDPDDVAADGSVDLLGNLWRELREETGLDAAEGVAADGFTVIYDRQRIACVKRIDWPAPAQEIVARVRAFLAAEAEPELCDVHFLAPGRYDDPRLPSFVSAFLAQAAETG, from the coding sequence TTGAGCGAAACGCCGGTGTTCGACAGCGTCGATCGGCTCGACTGCCGCCTTGTGCAGCACGATTGGGCCTTCGCGCAGAGAGAGGCGCAGCGGATCGAGCGCCACTGGGCGGCGCGACGCGCCGTCAGCCCGGCGCTCTACGACGGCCCGGTGCTGCTCGCGAGCCGCGTGGCCATCGAGACGGAGAACGGGCGGCGTGTGCTGAAGATCGAGGCCTTCGAGACCCGTTTCTCGCTGTTTCTGGCCTGGCGCGATTTCGGCTGGCCCGACAGGAGCGTCTTCAACTGCTTCTCTGCCCCGGCGGTGCGCTCGAGCGACGGCGCCTATCTGCTCGGTGAAATGGCCCCCGGCCACTCCGCCGAGGGCCAACGCTATTTTCCCGCCGGCACGCCCGATCCCGACGATGTGGCGGCCGACGGCTCGGTGGATTTGCTCGGCAATCTCTGGCGCGAGCTGCGCGAAGAGACAGGCCTCGACGCCGCCGAGGGCGTCGCGGCCGACGGCTTTACGGTAATTTACGACCGGCAGCGCATCGCCTGCGTCAAGCGCATCGACTGGCCCGCCCCGGCGCAGGAGATCGTCGCCCGCGTCCGCGCCTTTCTCGCCGCCGAGGCCGAGCCGGAGCTGTGCGACGTTCATTTTCTGGCGCCCGGCCGCTACGACGATCCGCGCCTGCCGTCCTTCGTGTCGGCGTTTCTCGCGCAGGCCGCCGAGACGGGCTGA
- a CDS encoding PhzF family phenazine biosynthesis protein — MRSLAYHLLDVFADRRFSGNPLAVVEDAEALSAQEMQAIAREFNLSETVFLVAPRDPVHSAALRIFTPGRELPFAGHPTIGAAALLAETRAADALARTGVVVVLEAAVGPLRCETFRGRNGATYAECALPMTPCEAGPAPSPQALAAALSLPVEDIGFDAHAPSAFAAGPAFVFAPLRSRAALDRARRAPEAFAAALGDAAGVFLYTRETIDPAAAVHARMLAHGLGFEEDPATGSAAAAFAAVALAFERPEDGEHELFIEQGYAMGRPSRMTLRMWVENGALARVSIGGQVVRVGEGRLRL, encoded by the coding sequence GTGCGCAGTCTCGCCTACCATCTCCTCGACGTGTTCGCCGACCGCCGGTTCAGCGGCAATCCGCTCGCCGTCGTCGAGGATGCGGAGGCGCTCTCCGCGCAGGAGATGCAGGCGATCGCGCGTGAATTCAATCTGAGCGAGACGGTTTTCCTGGTCGCGCCGCGCGACCCCGTCCACAGCGCCGCGTTGCGCATCTTCACGCCCGGCCGGGAGCTCCCTTTCGCCGGCCATCCGACGATCGGCGCCGCGGCGCTGCTCGCCGAGACGCGCGCCGCCGACGCGCTCGCTCGGACCGGCGTCGTCGTGGTTCTGGAGGCGGCGGTCGGACCGCTGCGCTGCGAGACGTTCCGCGGCCGGAACGGCGCGACCTATGCCGAATGCGCCTTGCCCATGACGCCCTGCGAGGCGGGTCCCGCGCCCTCGCCGCAGGCGCTCGCCGCCGCCCTGTCGCTCCCCGTGGAAGACATCGGCTTCGACGCCCATGCGCCGAGCGCCTTCGCGGCGGGACCGGCTTTCGTCTTCGCGCCGCTGCGCTCGCGCGCCGCGCTCGATCGCGCCCGACGCGCCCCGGAGGCCTTTGCGGCCGCGCTCGGAGACGCCGCCGGGGTCTTTCTCTATACGCGCGAGACCATCGATCCCGCTGCGGCCGTCCATGCCCGCATGCTGGCGCACGGGCTGGGCTTCGAGGAGGACCCGGCGACCGGCTCGGCGGCGGCGGCTTTCGCCGCCGTGGCGCTCGCCTTCGAGCGGCCCGAGGACGGCGAGCATGAATTGTTCATCGAACAGGGCTACGCCATGGGCCGGCCCTCCCGCATGACCCTGCGCATGTGGGTCGAGAACGGCGCGCTCGCGCGCGTCTCGATCGGGGGCCAGGTCGTGCGGGTCGGCGAGGGAAGGCTGCGTCTTTGA
- a CDS encoding nuclear transport factor 2 family protein: protein MYGLGGPSGRAAEKETLRRVHEVIAARMSGDAEAFLKFFVEDVELRGNCQKLAFFPAGRWSGHDALRETLRRADIAFEPLDAEVLDVLVEGDRAAVRWRGSWRRRANNAVLCRDLAHFLRWRNGRVAEMDEFIDHRDDSRFSGVRLRSFAEMLDPPPPCLSREEMARRLMALGNFSSEGPDIDLFRIYCAADVVSEFVGDPATIFYAGRHCGVDALTSIIRAINIDFEQVGATPSQMIVDGGAVAARRTVEWRHRGTGRRGVVELADFIRFENGRIVELVEFRDTVALMQMQG from the coding sequence ATGTATGGATTGGGCGGGCCATCTGGCCGAGCTGCCGAGAAAGAGACGCTCCGGCGCGTGCATGAGGTGATCGCGGCCCGCATGTCGGGCGACGCCGAGGCGTTCCTGAAGTTTTTCGTCGAGGACGTGGAGCTGCGCGGGAATTGCCAGAAGCTCGCGTTCTTTCCCGCGGGCCGGTGGTCCGGACACGACGCCCTCAGGGAGACTCTGCGGCGCGCCGACATCGCCTTCGAGCCGCTCGACGCCGAGGTTCTGGATGTGCTGGTCGAGGGCGACCGCGCGGCGGTGCGCTGGAGAGGGAGCTGGCGGCGGCGCGCCAATAACGCCGTTCTTTGCAGGGATCTCGCGCATTTCCTGCGCTGGCGAAACGGGCGCGTCGCGGAAATGGACGAATTCATAGACCATCGTGACGATTCCCGCTTTTCGGGCGTTCGGCTGAGGAGCTTTGCCGAGATGCTCGATCCGCCGCCACCTTGCCTCAGCCGCGAGGAAATGGCGCGGCGGCTGATGGCGCTCGGCAATTTCTCCAGCGAGGGACCGGACATCGACCTGTTCCGGATCTATTGCGCGGCGGATGTCGTGAGCGAGTTTGTCGGCGATCCGGCGACAATTTTCTACGCCGGCCGCCATTGCGGCGTCGATGCGCTCACCAGCATCATCCGCGCCATCAATATCGACTTCGAACAGGTCGGCGCGACGCCGTCGCAGATGATCGTCGATGGCGGGGCCGTCGCGGCGCGCCGCACGGTCGAATGGCGCCACCGTGGCACCGGACGGCGCGGCGTCGTGGAGCTCGCCGATTTTATCCGCTTCGAGAACGGGCGCATCGTCGAACTGGTCGAATTCCGCGACACCGTCGCGCTGATGCAGATGCAGGGCTGA
- a CDS encoding nuclear transport factor 2 family protein — MPVGGSRDLALSATDKRFVIAEMLDCRMRRHYDRFASFVDPGVVLSCHSWREGMVGPAVWRGADGLRELFRRTDENYLPGDHEIIDVLVDGDEAVVRWRADWRRHDNGRIYTNDAAHFLRWDQGRVVEMHEFFDAHCRSTPACACLPSFETLLTPRPPGLPRGEMERRARRLLEFESGSPEPALVLKWCAPDIICDFAGDRARLPYAGRHTGVDALLGIIRAVHVDFEQRPLGLSRILIEDARAACWRQVEWRHRGTGRTGVCELADFVRFDNGLIVECIEFRDTVSLLRMQD; from the coding sequence ATGCCGGTTGGGGGGAGCCGTGACCTCGCGCTGAGCGCGACGGATAAACGCTTCGTCATTGCCGAAATGCTCGACTGCCGGATGCGCCGGCACTACGACCGGTTCGCGAGCTTCGTCGATCCGGGGGTCGTGCTGTCCTGCCACAGCTGGCGGGAGGGGATGGTCGGACCGGCCGTCTGGCGCGGCGCCGACGGGCTGCGCGAACTGTTCCGGCGCACGGACGAGAACTACCTCCCCGGCGACCACGAAATCATCGACGTGCTCGTGGACGGCGATGAGGCCGTGGTGCGCTGGCGCGCCGACTGGCGACGCCACGACAACGGGCGAATCTACACCAATGACGCGGCGCATTTCCTGCGCTGGGACCAGGGCCGCGTCGTGGAGATGCATGAGTTCTTCGACGCCCATTGCCGCTCGACGCCCGCATGCGCCTGCCTGCCCTCCTTCGAGACCCTGCTCACCCCCCGGCCACCCGGACTGCCGCGCGGCGAGATGGAGCGGCGCGCGCGCCGGCTGCTCGAGTTCGAGTCGGGGAGCCCGGAGCCCGCGCTCGTTCTGAAATGGTGCGCCCCCGACATCATCTGCGATTTTGCGGGCGATCGCGCCCGTCTGCCCTATGCCGGGCGCCACACGGGCGTCGATGCGCTGCTCGGAATCATCCGGGCGGTCCATGTGGATTTCGAGCAGCGGCCGCTGGGCCTTTCGAGGATCCTGATCGAGGACGCGCGCGCCGCCTGCTGGCGGCAGGTCGAGTGGCGCCACCGCGGCACGGGCCGGACGGGGGTCTGCGAACTCGCGGATTTCGTTCGGTTCGACAATGGCTTGATCGTCGAGTGCATCGAGTTCCGGGACACCGTCTCGCTGCTGCGGATGCAAGACTGA
- the ilvC gene encoding ketol-acid reductoisomerase — protein sequence MRVYYDRDADINLIKGKKVAIIGYGSQGFAHALNLKESGVPEVAVGLRPGSASAAKAEAAGLKVMTVPEAAKWADVVMMLTPDELQGEIYANELAPNLKQGAALFFAHGLNIHFNLIEPRKDLDVLMVAPKGPGHTVRGEYLKGGGVPCLVAVHQDASGNAKDIALSYASAIGGGKAGIIETTFREECETDLFGEQVVLCGGLVELIRNGFETLVEAGYAPEMAYFECLHEVKLIVDLIYEGGIANMNYSVSNTAEYGEYVTGPRIVTPATKAEMKRVLEDIQSGKFTRDWMLENKVSQTSFKATRARNAAHPIEEVGARLRAMMPWIGKNKLVDKERN from the coding sequence ATGCGCGTTTATTACGATCGGGACGCCGACATCAATCTGATCAAGGGCAAGAAGGTCGCCATCATCGGCTACGGCAGCCAGGGCTTCGCCCATGCCCTCAATCTGAAGGAAAGCGGCGTTCCGGAAGTCGCGGTCGGCCTGCGCCCCGGCTCCGCCTCCGCCGCCAAGGCGGAAGCCGCCGGCCTCAAGGTGATGACGGTTCCGGAGGCCGCCAAATGGGCCGACGTCGTCATGATGCTGACGCCCGACGAGCTGCAGGGCGAGATCTACGCCAATGAGCTGGCCCCGAATCTGAAGCAGGGCGCGGCGCTCTTCTTCGCGCATGGCCTCAACATCCACTTCAACCTCATCGAGCCCCGCAAGGATCTCGACGTGCTGATGGTCGCCCCCAAGGGCCCCGGCCACACCGTGCGCGGCGAATATCTCAAGGGCGGCGGCGTTCCCTGCCTGGTCGCGGTCCATCAGGACGCCTCCGGCAACGCCAAGGACATTGCGCTTTCCTACGCCTCGGCCATTGGCGGCGGCAAGGCCGGCATCATCGAGACCACCTTCCGCGAGGAATGCGAGACCGATCTCTTCGGCGAGCAGGTCGTGCTCTGCGGCGGCCTCGTCGAGCTGATCCGCAACGGCTTCGAGACGCTGGTCGAGGCCGGCTATGCGCCGGAGATGGCTTATTTCGAGTGCCTTCACGAAGTGAAGCTGATCGTCGACCTCATCTACGAGGGCGGCATCGCCAATATGAATTATTCGGTGTCGAACACCGCCGAATATGGCGAATATGTCACCGGCCCGCGCATCGTCACCCCTGCGACCAAGGCGGAGATGAAGCGCGTTCTCGAGGACATTCAGTCCGGCAAGTTCACCCGCGACTGGATGCTCGAGAACAAGGTCAGCCAGACCTCGTTCAAGGCGACCCGCGCCCGCAACGCCGCCCATCCGATCGAGGAAGTCGGCGCCCGTCTTCGCGCCATGATGCCCTGGATCGGCAAGAACAAGCTTGTCGACAAAGAGCGCAACTGA
- the ilvN gene encoding acetolactate synthase small subunit, with amino-acid sequence MNAPASPPSPYSASTSSSKIESHTLSVLVDNEPGVLARVVGLFSGRGYNIESLTVAEVAHAEHRSRITIVTSGAPETIEQIHHQLERIVPVRQVTDLTVSKRSLERELAMVKVRGRGEDRNDALQLAEAFRARVVDATTESFIFELTGRPDKIDEFVDLMRPIGLVEVSRTGVAAISRGPEPI; translated from the coding sequence ATGAACGCTCCCGCCTCTCCGCCTTCTCCCTATTCCGCCTCCACGAGCAGCTCCAAGATCGAGTCGCATACGCTCTCCGTGCTCGTGGACAATGAGCCCGGCGTGCTCGCGCGCGTCGTCGGCCTGTTTTCGGGGCGTGGCTACAATATCGAGAGCCTCACCGTCGCCGAAGTGGCGCATGCCGAGCATCGCTCGCGCATCACCATCGTGACGTCGGGCGCGCCCGAGACGATCGAGCAGATTCACCACCAGCTCGAGCGCATCGTGCCGGTGCGGCAGGTCACGGATCTCACAGTCTCCAAGCGGTCGCTCGAGCGCGAGCTCGCCATGGTGAAGGTGCGCGGCCGCGGCGAGGACCGCAACGACGCGCTTCAACTCGCCGAGGCCTTCCGCGCCCGCGTCGTCGACGCGACGACCGAAAGCTTCATCTTCGAACTGACCGGCCGTCCGGACAAGATCGACGAATTCGTGGACCTCATGCGCCCCATTGGCCTCGTCGAGGTGTCGCGCACGGGCGTGGCCGCCATTTCGCGCGGGCCGGAGCCGATCTGA
- a CDS encoding acetolactate synthase 3 large subunit, with translation MSKEMTGAEMVVEALKDQGVEIIFGYPGGAVLPIYDVLFHQEKVKHILVRHEQGAAHAAEGYARSSGKVGVLLVTSGPGATNTVTGLTDALMDSIPVVCITGQVPTHLIGSDAFQECDTVGITRHCTKHNYLVKNIADLPRILHEAFYVATSGRPGPVVIDIPKDVQFARGVYSAPRGAQHKTYQPKLDADMEQIREAVRMMAAARRPIFYTGGGVINSGPSASALLRELVSLTGFPITSTLMGLGAYPGSGQNWLGMLGMHGTYEANNAMHDCDLMIAVGARFDDRITGRLDAFSPGSKKIHIDIDRSSINKNVKVDLAIVGDCGHVLEALVRTWRAEAMHADKQPLDHWWAQIDEWREKKSLAFRNSDTTIKPQYAVQRLYALTKDRDAYITTEVGQHQMWAAQHYHFEEPNRWMTSGGLGTMGYGLPAAIGAQLAHPNALVIDIAGEASILMNIQEMSTAIQYRLPVKVFILNNEYMGMVRQWQELLHGGRYSHSYSEALPDFVKLAEAFGGKGIRCSDPKLLDAAIQDMLDYDGPVIFDCVVDKVENCFPMIPSGKAHNDMLLADLSDDAGVDIGAIIDEKGKMLV, from the coding sequence ATGTCGAAGGAAATGACCGGCGCAGAAATGGTGGTCGAAGCCCTGAAGGATCAGGGCGTCGAGATTATTTTCGGCTATCCGGGCGGCGCCGTCCTTCCGATCTATGACGTGCTCTTCCACCAGGAGAAGGTGAAGCACATTCTCGTGCGTCACGAGCAGGGCGCGGCCCATGCGGCCGAGGGCTATGCGCGCTCGTCGGGCAAGGTCGGCGTGCTGCTCGTCACCTCCGGCCCCGGCGCCACCAATACGGTGACGGGCCTGACCGACGCGCTGATGGACTCGATCCCCGTGGTCTGCATCACCGGCCAGGTGCCGACGCATCTCATCGGCTCCGACGCCTTTCAGGAATGCGACACGGTCGGCATCACCCGCCACTGCACGAAGCACAATTATCTCGTGAAGAACATCGCGGACCTGCCGCGCATTCTGCACGAAGCCTTTTATGTCGCGACCTCGGGGCGTCCCGGCCCGGTCGTCATCGACATTCCGAAGGACGTGCAATTCGCGCGCGGCGTCTATTCGGCCCCGCGCGGGGCGCAGCACAAGACCTATCAGCCCAAGCTCGACGCCGATATGGAGCAGATTCGCGAGGCGGTGCGGATGATGGCCGCCGCCAGGCGCCCGATCTTCTACACGGGCGGCGGCGTCATCAATTCCGGCCCCTCGGCCTCGGCGCTGCTGCGCGAACTCGTGAGCCTCACGGGCTTTCCCATCACCTCGACGCTGATGGGGCTCGGCGCCTATCCGGGCTCGGGCCAGAACTGGCTCGGCATGCTCGGCATGCATGGCACCTATGAGGCGAACAACGCCATGCACGACTGCGATCTCATGATCGCCGTCGGCGCGCGTTTCGACGACCGCATCACCGGGCGCCTCGACGCCTTCTCGCCCGGCTCGAAGAAAATCCACATCGACATCGACCGCTCGTCGATCAACAAGAACGTCAAGGTCGATCTCGCCATCGTCGGCGACTGCGGGCATGTGCTCGAGGCGTTGGTGCGCACCTGGCGCGCCGAGGCGATGCATGCGGACAAGCAGCCGCTCGATCACTGGTGGGCGCAGATCGACGAATGGCGCGAGAAGAAGTCTCTCGCCTTCCGCAACTCCGACACGACGATCAAGCCGCAATACGCCGTGCAGCGCCTCTATGCGCTGACGAAGGATCGCGACGCCTATATCACCACCGAAGTCGGCCAGCATCAGATGTGGGCCGCGCAGCATTATCATTTCGAGGAGCCCAACCGCTGGATGACCTCGGGCGGCCTCGGCACCATGGGCTATGGCCTGCCGGCGGCGATCGGCGCGCAGCTCGCGCATCCGAACGCGCTCGTGATCGACATTGCCGGCGAAGCCTCGATCCTGATGAACATTCAGGAGATGTCGACGGCGATCCAGTATCGGCTGCCGGTGAAGGTCTTCATCCTGAACAACGAATATATGGGCATGGTGCGCCAGTGGCAGGAGCTTCTGCACGGCGGGCGCTATTCGCACAGCTATTCGGAGGCGCTGCCGGATTTCGTGAAGCTCGCCGAAGCCTTCGGCGGAAAGGGCATCCGCTGCTCGGACCCGAAGCTGCTCGACGCCGCCATTCAGGACATGCTCGATTACGACGGGCCGGTGATCTTCGACTGCGTCGTCGACAAGGTCGAGAACTGCTTCCCGATGATCCCCTCGGGCAAGGCGCATAATGACATGCTGCTCGCCGATCTCTCCGACGACGCCGGCGTCGACATTGGCGCAATCATCGACGAAAAGGGCAAGATGCTGGTGTGA
- a CDS encoding glutathione S-transferase family protein: MLTLYYHPGACSLAAHIALEWIGAPYATKEVEFGDKDYLKINPAGAVPALDTGEGWILTQDAAILRYLARRHPQAGLGIEGGEREQAEADRWSFFITGDLHPAFFPLFVPNRYTRAREKEAFDDIREAAKALAHKKFRLVDAHLTGRRFFLGDRRSYLDAYVFPMERWAQTLLDDGLSAFPAVRAHHDMMAADPAVEKALAAEGA, encoded by the coding sequence ATGCTCACGCTCTACTACCATCCCGGCGCCTGCTCGCTCGCGGCGCATATCGCGCTCGAATGGATCGGCGCGCCTTACGCCACGAAAGAAGTGGAGTTCGGCGACAAGGACTATCTGAAGATCAATCCGGCCGGGGCCGTGCCGGCGCTCGATACGGGCGAGGGCTGGATTCTCACCCAGGACGCGGCGATCCTGCGCTATCTCGCCCGGCGCCATCCGCAGGCGGGGCTCGGGATCGAGGGCGGGGAGAGGGAGCAGGCGGAAGCCGACCGCTGGAGCTTCTTCATCACCGGCGACCTGCATCCGGCCTTCTTCCCGCTCTTCGTCCCCAATCGCTATACGCGGGCGCGGGAGAAGGAGGCCTTCGACGACATCCGCGAGGCCGCCAAGGCGCTGGCGCACAAGAAATTCCGGCTCGTCGATGCGCATCTGACGGGCAGGCGCTTTTTCCTCGGCGACAGGCGCAGCTATCTCGACGCCTATGTTTTCCCGATGGAGCGCTGGGCGCAGACGCTCCTCGACGACGGTCTTTCGGCCTTTCCCGCCGTGCGGGCGCATCACGACATGATGGCCGCGGACCCGGCGGTCGAGAAGGCGCTGGCGGCCGAAGGGGCGTGA
- a CDS encoding TetR/AcrR family transcriptional regulator yields the protein MHVKRGYHHGSLRQALVDAGVELLAEGGPSALTLTEAARRAGVTSAAPYRHFSGRDALLSEIARQGFETFGEKIEAAWDDGRPDAQAAMRAMCRAYLAFAREETGLYAAMFGQAATLADPQAGGAADHALEILWRAVVAWLQQAGAAAQGARHVALQIWAVAHGVAMLTISGHFDPARTADPATVLEGAVEGVMAAAVAKAKR from the coding sequence ATGCATGTGAAGCGCGGCTATCATCACGGTTCGCTCAGACAGGCGCTGGTCGACGCGGGCGTCGAGCTTCTGGCCGAGGGCGGTCCCTCGGCCCTGACGCTCACCGAGGCCGCCCGCCGCGCCGGCGTCACGTCCGCCGCGCCCTATCGGCATTTTTCCGGCCGGGACGCGCTGCTTTCCGAAATCGCCCGGCAGGGGTTCGAGACCTTCGGCGAGAAGATCGAGGCCGCCTGGGACGACGGCCGCCCCGACGCGCAGGCGGCGATGCGCGCCATGTGCAGGGCCTATCTCGCCTTCGCCCGCGAGGAGACGGGGCTTTACGCGGCGATGTTCGGGCAGGCGGCGACGCTCGCCGATCCGCAGGCCGGCGGCGCGGCCGATCATGCGCTCGAAATCTTGTGGCGGGCGGTCGTCGCCTGGCTCCAGCAGGCGGGCGCCGCGGCGCAGGGCGCGCGCCATGTGGCGCTGCAAATCTGGGCCGTCGCCCATGGCGTCGCCATGCTGACCATTTCCGGCCATTTCGATCCGGCGCGCACCGCCGATCCGGCGACGGTGCTGGAGGGCGCGGTCGAGGGCGTGATGGCTGCGGCGGTGGCGAAGGCGAAGCGTTAG
- a CDS encoding YebC/PmpR family DNA-binding transcriptional regulator: MAGHSQFKNIMHKKGKQDAIRSKLFSKLAREITVAAKMGLPDPNMNARLRAAVLAAKAENMPKDNIERAIKKASGADAENYDEVRYEGYAPGGVAVIIEALTDNRNRTAGEVRSYFTKAGGALAETGAVSFMFDRVGLVEFDKKVATEDQMMEAAIEGGADDVSTTDESHEVITSVESLRDVAKALEEKFGEPKKAALVWRPQNSIKVDDEAGEKILKLVGALEDNDDVQNVYANFEISDALMAKLAG, encoded by the coding sequence ATGGCCGGGCATAGTCAGTTCAAGAACATTATGCACAAGAAGGGCAAGCAGGATGCGATCCGCTCCAAGCTCTTCTCCAAGCTTGCCCGCGAAATCACCGTCGCCGCCAAGATGGGCCTGCCCGATCCCAACATGAACGCGAGGCTTCGCGCCGCCGTTCTCGCCGCCAAGGCCGAGAACATGCCGAAAGACAATATCGAGCGCGCAATCAAGAAAGCCTCCGGCGCCGACGCCGAGAATTATGACGAAGTGCGTTACGAGGGCTATGCGCCGGGCGGCGTCGCCGTCATCATCGAGGCCCTGACCGACAATCGCAATCGCACGGCGGGCGAAGTGCGGTCCTATTTCACCAAGGCGGGCGGCGCGCTCGCCGAAACGGGCGCGGTCTCCTTCATGTTCGACCGCGTCGGCCTCGTCGAGTTCGACAAGAAGGTCGCGACCGAAGACCAGATGATGGAAGCGGCGATCGAGGGGGGCGCCGACGACGTCTCCACCACCGACGAGTCCCACGAGGTCATCACCTCGGTCGAGAGCCTGCGCGACGTCGCCAAGGCGCTGGAGGAGAAATTCGGCGAGCCGAAGAAGGCGGCCCTCGTCTGGCGCCCGCAGAACTCCATCAAGGTCGACGACGAGGCGGGCGAGAAGATCCTGAAGCTCGTCGGCGCGCTCGAGGACAATGACGACGTGCAGAACGTCTACGCCAATTTCGAGATCTCCGACGCGCTGATGGCGAAGCTCGCCGGCTGA
- a CDS encoding LOG family protein: protein MSPKGDENTPPGHPAHPLRRHEPLPEQRPKPVQEDPQAAARVAALLASPAYREADSDFDFLASDDARGPRLELDYLKAELLLRAHGVTDAIVVFGSTRIVEPKAAQARLDAARAAAAAAPDDAQAARRVAVAERIADKARFYDIAREFGRIVGASGQLPDGRRLAVVTGGGPGIMEAANRGAYDVGAETAGFNITLPHEQFPNPYLTPELCFRFHYFAMRKLHFVLRARALVAFPGGFGTLDELFETLTLAQTRVMKPLPIILVGEAYWRRVFDPDFLVEEGVIAPEDRDLFWYAETAREIWEGILRWRQKAGDPLL from the coding sequence ATGAGCCCGAAGGGCGACGAAAACACTCCCCCCGGGCATCCCGCTCATCCGCTGCGCCGCCACGAGCCCTTGCCGGAGCAGCGGCCCAAGCCGGTCCAGGAGGACCCCCAGGCGGCGGCGCGCGTGGCGGCCCTGCTCGCGAGTCCGGCCTATCGCGAGGCCGATTCGGATTTCGACTTTCTGGCGAGCGACGATGCGCGGGGCCCGAGGCTCGAGCTCGACTATCTCAAGGCCGAGCTTTTGCTGCGCGCCCATGGCGTCACCGACGCCATCGTCGTCTTCGGCTCCACCCGCATCGTCGAGCCGAAAGCGGCGCAGGCGCGTCTCGACGCGGCGCGGGCGGCGGCGGCGGCCGCGCCCGATGACGCGCAGGCGGCCCGGCGCGTGGCGGTCGCCGAGCGCATCGCCGACAAGGCGCGCTTTTACGACATCGCCCGGGAGTTCGGGCGAATCGTGGGCGCCTCGGGCCAATTGCCGGACGGGCGTCGGCTCGCGGTCGTCACCGGCGGCGGCCCCGGCATCATGGAGGCGGCGAACCGCGGCGCCTATGACGTCGGCGCCGAGACCGCGGGCTTCAACATCACCCTGCCGCACGAACAGTTCCCGAACCCCTATCTGACGCCCGAGCTTTGTTTTCGCTTTCATTACTTCGCCATGCGCAAGCTGCATTTCGTCTTGCGGGCGCGGGCGCTCGTCGCCTTTCCGGGCGGGTTTGGCACGCTCGATGAACTCTTCGAGACGCTCACCCTCGCCCAGACCCGCGTCATGAAGCCCTTGCCGATCATCCTCGTCGGCGAAGCCTATTGGCGACGCGTCTTCGACCCGGATTTCCTCGTCGAGGAAGGGGTCATCGCGCCGGAAGACCGCGATCTCTTCTGGTATGCGGAGACCGCGCGCGAAATCTGGGAAGGCATCTTGCGCTGGCGACAAAAGGCCGGCGATCCGCTTTTGTGA
- a CDS encoding YidB family protein, whose protein sequence is MSWFKGIVGGAIGAEALSLIKDYVEKEGGLDAVVKKFKEGGYKRQIESWVSTGKNEAISSIEVGQAVGVDKLKKLAESAGIDLNKARDLLAEYLPVAIDKATPEGKLPAPEKEQKKSLY, encoded by the coding sequence ATGAGCTGGTTCAAGGGAATCGTGGGCGGCGCCATTGGCGCAGAGGCTCTGAGCCTCATCAAGGATTACGTCGAGAAGGAAGGCGGCCTCGACGCCGTCGTCAAGAAATTCAAGGAGGGCGGCTACAAGAGACAGATCGAGTCCTGGGTCTCGACCGGCAAGAACGAGGCCATCAGCTCGATCGAAGTCGGCCAGGCGGTCGGCGTCGATAAGCTCAAGAAGCTCGCGGAATCGGCCGGGATCGACCTCAACAAGGCGCGCGACCTTCTCGCCGAGTATCTGCCCGTCGCCATCGACAAGGCGACGCCGGAAGGCAAGCTCCCGGCCCCCGAGAAGGAACAGAAGAAATCTCTTTACTGA